One genomic window of Evansella cellulosilytica DSM 2522 includes the following:
- a CDS encoding Ltp family lipoprotein, which produces MDTLFFILFLLSLIAIPVALFKPNIVKAKSRPQALLVTVASTLVFLILFVITAPEPVEEIAEEENETEENIEIEEEVEEEAEIEEEIEETPEEEEPVEEDVQEEEIVEESETLSQQNAVAMARNYLAYTAFSKSGLIDQLKFEGFDDEDATYAVNQINVDWQEQAVKMAENYLEFTSFSRSGLIDQLVFEGFSTEDATYAVDAIGL; this is translated from the coding sequence ATGGATACATTGTTTTTTATTTTGTTTCTATTGTCGTTAATCGCTATTCCCGTCGCTTTATTTAAACCTAATATAGTCAAGGCGAAGTCTAGACCACAAGCATTACTTGTGACAGTTGCATCTACACTTGTTTTTTTAATTCTTTTCGTAATCACTGCACCTGAACCTGTGGAGGAAATAGCAGAGGAAGAAAATGAAACAGAAGAAAATATTGAGATAGAAGAAGAGGTTGAGGAAGAAGCTGAAATAGAAGAGGAAATTGAAGAAACTCCAGAGGAAGAAGAACCAGTTGAAGAAGATGTACAAGAAGAAGAAATTGTGGAAGAATCAGAAACATTATCACAACAAAATGCAGTGGCAATGGCTAGAAACTATTTAGCTTATACAGCCTTTTCTAAAAGCGGGCTTATAGATCAGTTGAAATTTGAAGGGTTTGATGATGAGGACGCTACTTATGCAGTAAACCAGATAAATGTTGATTGGCAAGAGCAAGCCGTAAAAATGGCTGAAAATTACTTAGAATTCACAAGTTTTTCAAGAAGCGGTCTCATAGATCAGTTGGTATTTGAAGGGTTTAGCACTGAAGATGCAACTTATGCAGTTGATGCAATAGGACTTTAA
- a CDS encoding ATP-dependent DNA helicase codes for MTNMVKISVRNLVEYVYRSGSIESGFRTSSTMTEGTRIHQLIQKGYGEHDEKEVFVEADIPYQDFVVRVDGRCDGLLKDEECVTIDEIKSTVHSLEDVEEDTHPVHWAQAIFYAYVYAGDHHLSEMTIQLTYVQVKTMEQKQFRRVMTYEEMESFVYKVIEEYASFLKVKLKHKNERNKTSKTLAFPFDTYREGQRKLAGAVYKTIDDKKTLFASAATGIGKTISTIFPAVKAIGEGKLEKMFYLTAKTITRTAAEEAFQLLMDNGLDMKVLTITAKDKICFQEETICTSEKCPFAAGFYDRINEAIIDILEHENIIKRVIIEQYARKHQVCPFEFSIELAYAVDAVICDYNYIFDPRVSLKRLLEDQKKKTAILVDEAHNLVDRAREMYSATIHKSSFLQLKRDFKNNRLAAEAKAINDYLLEVKKSEEYLRKNVDEELVALLETFIMEAELELVKIDHALLLDTYFAAQNFVKIAKLYNEKFITYVEVHKSEVKLKLFCLDPSQQILKMGKGFRGRVFFSATLIPADYYKELLGGQSEDYVISIPSPFARQNIEVIIQPLSTRFRDREKTMEPMVHFIKDVIDKKEGNFLIFFPSYQYMRSVYEQFTEHYPSVSTIIQDVGMAEVEREDFLAQFTSERAERLVGFAVLGGIFSEGVDLKGDRLQGVIVVGVGMPQIGFERDIIKDHFQSVGKNGFDYAYVYPGMNKVLQAGGRLIRSDTDTGVIALIDDRFLQTKYQALIPYEWQDYSVVVGLKKSGTSNHHR; via the coding sequence ATGACGAACATGGTGAAAATCTCAGTGAGAAACTTAGTAGAATATGTGTATCGAAGTGGCAGTATTGAATCTGGCTTCCGCACTTCTTCGACGATGACAGAAGGGACAAGAATCCATCAGTTAATCCAAAAAGGCTACGGAGAACACGATGAAAAGGAAGTGTTTGTAGAAGCAGATATTCCTTATCAAGATTTTGTTGTACGAGTGGATGGACGGTGTGATGGACTTCTGAAAGATGAGGAGTGTGTGACAATTGATGAAATAAAGTCTACGGTACATTCTTTAGAGGATGTGGAGGAAGATACACATCCAGTCCACTGGGCACAGGCTATTTTCTATGCTTATGTTTATGCTGGTGACCATCATTTATCAGAAATGACGATCCAACTTACGTATGTACAGGTGAAAACGATGGAGCAGAAACAATTTCGCCGTGTGATGACATATGAGGAAATGGAATCATTCGTTTATAAGGTAATTGAGGAATATGCTAGTTTTTTAAAAGTGAAGCTAAAGCATAAAAATGAGCGAAATAAGACGAGTAAAACACTGGCGTTTCCGTTCGATACATATCGAGAAGGTCAACGTAAACTTGCAGGTGCAGTATATAAAACGATTGATGACAAAAAAACATTATTCGCAAGTGCCGCGACTGGGATAGGGAAAACGATATCTACTATTTTTCCTGCTGTAAAAGCGATTGGCGAAGGAAAACTAGAGAAAATGTTTTATTTGACTGCAAAAACAATTACAAGAACAGCAGCAGAAGAAGCATTTCAGCTATTGATGGATAACGGTCTAGATATGAAAGTGCTGACAATAACTGCAAAAGATAAAATTTGTTTTCAAGAGGAAACGATATGTACGAGTGAAAAATGTCCATTTGCAGCTGGCTTTTATGACCGTATAAATGAGGCAATTATTGATATCTTGGAGCATGAGAATATAATTAAACGGGTCATTATTGAACAATACGCTCGAAAGCATCAAGTTTGTCCTTTTGAGTTTTCCATTGAACTTGCTTATGCAGTAGATGCTGTCATTTGTGATTATAATTATATTTTTGACCCAAGAGTATCGTTGAAGCGATTGTTGGAAGATCAGAAAAAGAAAACGGCCATCTTAGTAGATGAAGCGCATAACTTAGTGGATCGTGCGAGGGAAATGTATTCTGCTACGATTCATAAATCCAGCTTTTTGCAGCTGAAAAGGGATTTTAAAAATAACCGACTCGCTGCAGAGGCTAAGGCGATCAATGACTATTTACTAGAAGTGAAGAAATCTGAGGAATATTTAAGAAAAAACGTAGATGAAGAGCTTGTAGCATTACTAGAAACATTCATCATGGAGGCGGAGCTAGAGCTAGTAAAGATTGATCATGCATTGTTGCTAGATACGTACTTTGCCGCGCAAAACTTTGTTAAGATTGCTAAACTTTACAATGAGAAATTCATTACTTATGTCGAAGTTCATAAAAGTGAAGTGAAGTTAAAGTTATTTTGCCTTGACCCATCCCAACAAATTCTTAAAATGGGGAAAGGATTTAGGGGGAGGGTGTTCTTTTCAGCAACGTTAATACCTGCCGATTATTATAAAGAGTTACTTGGTGGACAATCGGAGGATTATGTTATTTCGATTCCATCCCCTTTTGCGCGGCAAAACATAGAGGTCATCATACAACCATTATCGACAAGATTTCGGGATAGAGAAAAAACAATGGAGCCGATGGTACACTTTATCAAAGATGTCATTGATAAGAAGGAAGGGAATTTCTTAATCTTTTTCCCATCCTATCAATATATGAGAAGTGTGTATGAGCAATTTACGGAGCATTATCCAAGTGTGTCTACGATTATTCAAGATGTGGGAATGGCCGAAGTAGAACGGGAAGATTTTTTAGCACAGTTTACGTCTGAACGTGCCGAGAGATTAGTAGGCTTTGCTGTACTAGGGGGGATCTTTTCTGAAGGTGTGGACTTAAAAGGTGACCGACTGCAAGGTGTCATTGTCGTTGGGGTTGGCATGCCACAGATTGGTTTTGAACGGGATATCATCAAGGACCATTTCCAATCGGTTGGAAAGAATGGATTTGATTACGCTTATGTCTATCCTGGAATGAATAAAGTACTGCAAGCAGGTGGACGATTGATTCGCTCTGATACCGATACTGGCGTGATTGCTTTAATTGATGATCGATTTTTACAGACGAAGTACCAGGCGTTAATCCCTTATGAATGGCAGGATTATAGCGTGGTGGTGGGTCTTAAAAAGTCAGGTACATCTAACCATCACCGTTGA
- the sigZ gene encoding RNA polymerase sigma factor SigZ — protein sequence MELEDIYKQFHKPLMVFIMKRVSNPNIAEDIVQDVFTKITASITSLKEEEKIRSWIYNITRNAIIDYYRSKKPTTVFPSELVDVNQLENHDLSKELSACIRPMVNQLRHKYKEAIELTELQGMSQKELSRHLGMSFSGAKSRVQRGRLKLKELLIACCHIEADSYGNIIDFHNEINVSGDSCKHSNDCACK from the coding sequence ATGGAACTAGAAGATATCTACAAGCAGTTTCATAAACCGTTAATGGTTTTTATTATGAAGCGTGTCTCAAATCCAAATATTGCAGAAGATATTGTCCAGGATGTCTTTACGAAAATTACTGCATCCATTACATCATTAAAAGAGGAAGAAAAAATACGAAGTTGGATCTACAACATCACACGTAACGCAATCATCGATTATTATCGATCAAAAAAGCCAACTACCGTGTTTCCAAGCGAACTAGTTGATGTTAACCAGCTAGAGAATCATGATTTATCAAAGGAACTGTCTGCATGTATTCGTCCGATGGTCAATCAACTTCGACACAAATACAAAGAAGCGATTGAACTTACTGAACTACAGGGTATGTCCCAAAAAGAATTAAGTCGCCATTTAGGAATGTCTTTCTCCGGTGCGAAATCCAGAGTTCAACGGGGACGGTTGAAGTTAAAGGAGTTGTTAATTGCATGCTGCCATATTGAAGCAGACTCCTATGGGAATATCATTGATTTTCATAACGAAATAAATGTATCCGGAGATAGCTGTAAGCATTCCAATGACTGTGCCTGTAAATAG
- a CDS encoding Ger(x)C family spore germination protein produces MKKYFMYINIVIGLFLLTACWDQLLLKDVNLIYSLGIDKTDEGQFNTTVSIPKEGSSEKTSPSSYIISAEGRTLRESRTNVDNALPGSVDSSKIRVILIDQALAKIDLYTVLDVLYRDARAPLSSRVAITVNTAEDLIRLNIESAPLVSTYYIDLIEGAEQDTIVPRLNLQYICPVMLDIGKDFNIPLLKIDKQHSTEKARVIGTALFDDKKMTGTLSVDESIMANLLSDKKGKTEMTSFITTIDGQQQELTAFNHISYQIDEYKSKIAVTPAGNSYTIDLNLEVYLNVTEYPPDHLNEKSTIVELNSQIQEELQELAVTTVAKLQEAKCDLLGIGRELMAYHHYKIEDGKEWKEVYGQLPINVNVQAEIIHHGIIN; encoded by the coding sequence ATGAAGAAATACTTTATGTATATAAACATAGTGATTGGACTTTTTCTATTGACGGCTTGTTGGGATCAACTTCTCTTAAAGGATGTTAATTTAATCTATAGTTTAGGTATTGATAAGACGGATGAAGGTCAGTTTAATACTACCGTTTCGATTCCTAAGGAAGGTTCCAGTGAGAAAACGTCACCCAGTAGCTATATTATTTCGGCAGAAGGGCGTACCTTAAGGGAATCGAGAACAAATGTAGACAATGCCCTCCCCGGTTCTGTAGATTCTTCTAAAATAAGGGTTATATTAATTGATCAGGCATTAGCCAAAATAGATCTTTATACTGTTTTGGATGTACTTTATCGAGACGCACGTGCTCCCTTATCATCTCGAGTAGCAATTACAGTTAATACGGCAGAGGATTTGATCCGCTTAAATATAGAAAGTGCTCCGTTAGTAAGTACGTACTACATTGATTTAATTGAGGGAGCCGAGCAGGATACGATTGTGCCACGGCTTAATCTTCAATATATTTGCCCTGTCATGCTTGATATAGGAAAAGATTTCAACATACCACTTTTGAAAATAGACAAACAGCATAGTACAGAAAAAGCAAGGGTAATCGGAACAGCTTTGTTTGATGACAAAAAAATGACTGGCACCCTTTCCGTAGATGAAAGCATTATGGCAAACCTATTAAGTGATAAAAAAGGGAAAACAGAAATGACATCCTTCATTACAACAATTGATGGTCAACAGCAAGAATTAACTGCGTTTAATCATATCTCCTATCAGATAGATGAGTATAAATCTAAAATTGCGGTAACTCCAGCTGGTAATTCCTATACAATAGATCTGAATTTAGAGGTGTATTTAAATGTAACTGAATATCCTCCAGACCATTTGAACGAAAAATCAACCATTGTCGAACTTAATAGTCAAATCCAGGAAGAACTTCAAGAACTAGCTGTAACAACCGTCGCCAAGCTCCAAGAGGCAAAATGCGATTTGCTAGGTATCGGTCGTGAACTTATGGCTTACCATCACTATAAAATAGAAGATGGTAAAGAGTGGAAAGAGGTGTACGGACAGCTTCCCATCAACGTGAACGTACAGGCTGAAATCATTCACCATGGTATTATTAACTAA
- a CDS encoding GerAB/ArcD/ProY family transporter: MIPQNKQTISPTQFLFFIIQTQIGISYISLPFHVHQSGAKSDGWLSVLLTGIAIQFVLFLYWFLSKRFPTLSFYDILPAVFGKLIGKLLSFAFILYFLLVGSIIYMQYNYIIEIWAFPRTPLWVFALLLSILALYIVRERLRVIGRFQTIVSFLLFILIFISLPGYENTDIRFVLPIGENGLGNIIAGVKDGMLSFWGFECILFLYPFVEGSRRQKILAATSSNIFVTLYYTYFTFLTFIFFSPEEIPLVPQPLLYILKAFTFPVFERIDILFLSTWIVFVSSSLVSYMYLCSIGVASVLSLKHHKKAVPYVVGCSAVLSLLPLNSLSIENYTKVIDQTAFVFAIIIPIVTLLATLVFKKQKVSV; the protein is encoded by the coding sequence ATGATTCCACAAAATAAACAAACAATATCACCAACACAATTTCTCTTTTTTATTATTCAGACGCAAATCGGAATTAGCTATATTTCTCTTCCGTTTCATGTGCATCAATCAGGGGCAAAGTCAGATGGATGGCTATCCGTTCTCCTCACTGGAATTGCTATTCAATTTGTTCTTTTTCTTTATTGGTTTCTTTCCAAGCGTTTTCCGACATTATCTTTTTACGATATATTGCCTGCCGTATTCGGAAAGCTTATTGGAAAATTGCTCTCTTTTGCGTTTATACTCTATTTTTTGCTTGTAGGCAGCATCATCTACATGCAGTATAACTATATTATCGAAATTTGGGCATTCCCTCGAACACCACTGTGGGTCTTTGCCTTGCTGCTTAGTATACTCGCATTATATATAGTTCGAGAAAGACTAAGGGTTATCGGCCGATTTCAAACCATTGTTTCTTTTCTTTTATTTATATTAATCTTCATCTCTTTACCGGGCTATGAAAACACTGATATCCGCTTTGTTTTACCAATAGGTGAGAATGGACTAGGAAATATAATAGCTGGAGTAAAAGATGGTATGTTATCCTTCTGGGGGTTTGAATGTATCTTATTTCTTTATCCTTTTGTGGAAGGAAGTAGACGGCAAAAAATCCTTGCCGCAACGTCATCAAATATTTTTGTGACCTTGTATTATACATACTTTACTTTTCTTACGTTTATTTTTTTTAGTCCAGAGGAGATACCGTTAGTACCACAGCCTCTATTATATATTTTAAAGGCATTTACGTTCCCCGTGTTTGAACGGATCGATATCTTATTTTTGTCTACATGGATCGTTTTCGTCTCAAGTTCTTTAGTAAGTTATATGTACCTTTGTTCCATTGGCGTTGCCTCTGTTCTGTCCTTGAAACATCACAAAAAGGCAGTTCCATATGTCGTTGGATGCAGTGCAGTGCTTTCACTCTTACCACTTAATAGTTTGTCCATTGAGAACTATACGAAAGTGATAGATCAGACTGCTTTTGTATTCGCTATAATCATTCCCATTGTGACCTTGTTGGCAACTTTAGTATTCAAAAAACAAAAGGTGAGCGTATGA
- a CDS encoding spore germination protein produces the protein MTKDNSEQRTTQLVTTNIETNIKLILNEFHHSEDVKRRYFTFQGSHGVAVFVETLVNEERLSKSFLERLNLNQYESAEIQRVISSSAIEVDKNVTAIVNNMLKGYVTIFMEGQIEAISFYVSDSFERAIEEPGNEKVIRGAHDGFVEDLSSNIQLIRKRISNSKLVVKYQSVGDESGTEVAIVYLDHIANPKVVQELETRIKSISADMAFSPGFIEEFIEDKPFSPFPQLLITERPDRTKANIMEGRVALLTAGSPTALILPVSFFAFYQSPDDYSGRFYAGSFYRLIRLIGFFIAVFVPALYIATVSFHFEIIPADLVLQVKNSVERVPYPPIIEALLMELTIELIREAGIRLPTPIGQTIGIVGGLVIGDAVVQAGLVSNIMIIVVAITAIASFVVPSPEMNASIRMLRFPFMFAAASFGYLGISFCFILLIMHFCKLESFGSPYFAPVSPLQPSDWRDTFIRMPNWKMSKRPKAVQAQKATRQQQNREWAKDDSTK, from the coding sequence ATGACAAAAGATAATAGTGAACAACGAACAACTCAACTAGTTACTACCAATATAGAAACCAACATCAAGCTTATATTAAATGAATTTCATCATTCAGAAGATGTGAAGAGACGGTATTTTACCTTTCAAGGCTCTCATGGTGTAGCTGTTTTTGTTGAAACATTAGTTAATGAAGAACGATTATCCAAGAGTTTTCTTGAACGACTCAATTTGAACCAATATGAATCTGCTGAGATACAAAGAGTTATTTCTTCAAGTGCCATCGAAGTGGATAAGAACGTGACTGCTATCGTTAATAATATGCTCAAAGGATATGTAACGATTTTTATGGAAGGGCAAATCGAGGCGATATCCTTTTATGTAAGCGATAGTTTTGAGCGCGCTATTGAAGAGCCAGGGAATGAAAAGGTGATTCGTGGAGCACATGATGGGTTTGTTGAGGATTTGTCTTCTAATATCCAATTAATAAGAAAACGGATTTCAAACTCCAAGCTTGTGGTAAAGTACCAATCCGTTGGGGATGAATCTGGCACAGAGGTAGCCATTGTTTATTTAGATCATATTGCTAACCCAAAGGTCGTTCAAGAGTTAGAAACAAGAATAAAATCGATTAGTGCGGATATGGCATTCAGCCCAGGTTTTATTGAAGAATTCATCGAAGACAAGCCCTTTTCTCCCTTTCCACAATTGCTTATTACGGAAAGACCAGATAGAACGAAGGCAAACATCATGGAAGGACGGGTAGCCCTTCTCACAGCGGGAAGTCCCACCGCATTGATTTTGCCTGTCAGCTTTTTTGCTTTCTATCAGTCACCTGACGATTATAGCGGCCGATTTTATGCTGGATCATTTTATCGTTTAATCCGACTAATTGGTTTTTTTATTGCTGTATTTGTTCCAGCATTATACATTGCTACCGTTTCCTTTCACTTTGAAATAATACCGGCTGACCTTGTTTTACAAGTGAAAAATTCAGTAGAAAGGGTTCCCTATCCTCCAATTATTGAAGCATTACTAATGGAGTTGACGATTGAGCTTATCCGGGAAGCTGGGATTAGGCTTCCAACACCAATAGGACAAACAATAGGTATTGTAGGCGGACTCGTCATTGGTGATGCCGTCGTTCAGGCAGGTTTGGTGTCAAATATCATGATCATAGTCGTAGCCATCACAGCAATCGCATCCTTCGTCGTACCATCTCCAGAGATGAATGCATCCATACGAATGCTGCGATTTCCGTTTATGTTTGCCGCTGCCTCCTTTGGCTACTTAGGAATTTCCTTTTGTTTTATCTTGCTAATCATGCATTTTTGTAAATTAGAATCCTTTGGATCGCCTTATTTTGCCCCGGTATCACCATTGCAACCAAGCGATTGGCGTGATACGTTCATTCGAATGCCAAATTGGAAGATGTCGAAGAGACCTAAAGCAGTACAAGCGCAAAAGGCGACGAGACAACAGCAAAATAGAGAGTGGGCAAAAGATGATTCCACAAAATAA
- a CDS encoding GGDEF domain-containing protein has protein sequence MGVHGSIDRIKQIDYITNIFMVVAFFIHFFWAFLFFWLDIPLLGYVNIVSSFVYVCGYYLVKRGHTLVALYIGHIEIVVHTSIAIYLLGIGAGFQYYIVHAIILTFIALKPSTLVKSMIVFIDMVILIILSLHSRAPSIEIEVVYIDGLLLMNTVFVCITLAVLTYLYRKVTDTTEKYLINLNKQLEIAANTDSLTNLFNRRSIIVNLKEAEADFEQKQKPFTIILADIDNFKQINDSFGHDCGDMVLKECANFLKEFFRGHPVARWGGEEFLILLQDTQIAEAHHVLEKLRQRFEEDITFSYHDKPFKISMTYGLTEYDEAKVDVLDCIKDADKALIEGKNQGKNCIVLSRT, from the coding sequence ATGGGGGTTCACGGTTCCATAGACAGAATCAAGCAGATTGATTACATCACGAATATCTTTATGGTAGTTGCATTTTTTATCCATTTCTTTTGGGCTTTCTTATTTTTTTGGCTGGATATCCCCCTTCTTGGTTATGTTAATATCGTAAGTTCGTTCGTATATGTGTGTGGATACTATCTAGTTAAGCGAGGCCATACATTAGTAGCTTTATATATAGGGCATATTGAGATTGTAGTCCACACCTCTATTGCTATTTATCTTCTAGGTATTGGGGCAGGGTTTCAATACTATATTGTACATGCTATTATTCTAACGTTTATCGCTTTGAAACCTTCTACTCTAGTAAAGTCGATGATCGTTTTTATAGATATGGTCATTTTGATTATTTTATCTCTTCATTCCAGGGCGCCCTCTATTGAAATAGAAGTTGTCTACATAGACGGTTTACTTTTAATGAACACCGTTTTTGTTTGTATTACGTTAGCTGTTCTCACCTATTTATATCGTAAAGTAACCGATACAACGGAGAAATATTTGATTAACCTTAATAAACAACTTGAAATTGCTGCGAACACAGATTCATTAACCAATCTTTTCAATCGTAGAAGCATAATAGTTAATTTGAAAGAAGCAGAAGCAGATTTTGAACAAAAGCAAAAACCGTTCACCATAATCCTAGCAGACATCGATAACTTTAAGCAGATTAATGATTCGTTTGGTCATGATTGTGGAGATATGGTGTTAAAAGAATGTGCGAATTTTTTAAAAGAATTTTTTCGAGGCCACCCAGTTGCACGGTGGGGTGGGGAAGAATTCTTAATTCTGCTGCAAGATACGCAAATAGCTGAGGCACATCATGTTTTAGAAAAACTTAGACAACGTTTCGAGGAAGATATAACTTTTTCTTATCATGACAAACCATTTAAAATTTCGATGACCTATGGTTTAACTGAATACGATGAGGCGAAGGTAGATGTGCTAGATTGTATTAAAGATGCGGATAAAGCTCTAATAGAAGGTAAAAACCAAGGGAAAAATTGTATAGTCTTAAGTCGGACATGA
- a CDS encoding staygreen family protein, translated as MSTFNPDKLFVEYREGVSPTGPVFPRRYTITHSDITGELFLTIGLGYAWDKTNSMRDEVLGEWVRRGSAFYYCVYLYIDQGEFKKNEVVRRNEIFRRELPLALSAIRYGDKSLFDTSPTLDRAPIIVHFMSIYPQFNSHEDWGTFRELKIKNLPPLQ; from the coding sequence TTGAGTACCTTTAATCCAGATAAATTATTTGTAGAGTACAGGGAAGGGGTATCACCTACAGGACCTGTTTTCCCGAGACGGTATACAATAACTCACTCTGACATAACTGGAGAGCTATTTTTAACAATTGGACTCGGTTACGCCTGGGATAAAACTAATTCTATGAGAGATGAAGTGTTAGGAGAATGGGTTAGAAGAGGCAGTGCGTTCTATTATTGTGTTTATTTGTATATAGACCAAGGAGAGTTCAAGAAAAATGAGGTTGTAAGACGAAATGAGATCTTCAGACGTGAATTACCTCTAGCCTTATCAGCTATTCGGTACGGAGATAAATCTTTATTCGATACATCCCCTACTCTAGATCGAGCACCTATTATCGTTCACTTTATGTCTATTTACCCTCAGTTTAATAGCCATGAAGATTGGGGGACTTTTCGTGAATTAAAAATAAAAAACCTGCCCCCATTGCAGTAA
- a CDS encoding D-cysteine desulfhydrase, with translation MKQFPRRIYTEAPTPIEKVTRFAAGLGGPNLYIKRDDLLGLTAGGNKTRKLEFLMGDALEKGADTIITAGGIQSNHCRLTLAACVKEGLKCILVLEENELDLFHTKTSGNFLLFQLLGTENVKVVPNGTDVYAEMEKLARQVRGEGRTPYVIPVGGSNVTGITGYAACAEEIIEQAKEQGIQFDYVVCTSGSGGMHAGLVAGLLAVDSAAKVIGINISRGKEEQEEKVYQLTKETAKHLGLGREIPREAVVCFDDYVGPGYALPTEEMVEAVKRLASTEAILLDPVYTGKTMAGLIDLSGKNYFQREDNILFLHSGGTPALYAYASLF, from the coding sequence ATGAAGCAATTTCCACGTCGAATTTATACAGAGGCACCAACACCGATAGAAAAGGTCACCCGATTTGCAGCTGGTTTAGGGGGACCGAATCTCTACATTAAACGGGATGATTTGCTCGGTCTCACAGCGGGAGGTAATAAAACGAGAAAGCTAGAGTTTCTCATGGGAGACGCACTGGAAAAAGGGGCAGACACGATTATTACCGCAGGGGGAATCCAATCGAACCATTGCCGACTCACCTTAGCTGCCTGTGTGAAAGAGGGATTGAAGTGTATTCTTGTTTTGGAGGAAAATGAGTTAGACCTGTTCCATACGAAGACGAGCGGTAATTTTCTCTTATTTCAGCTATTAGGAACGGAGAATGTAAAGGTTGTGCCAAACGGAACGGATGTTTATGCGGAAATGGAGAAGCTAGCTCGGCAAGTCAGGGGCGAGGGAAGAACTCCCTATGTCATTCCAGTGGGGGGGTCCAATGTGACAGGAATAACGGGGTATGCAGCCTGTGCAGAAGAAATTATCGAGCAAGCAAAAGAACAGGGCATACAGTTTGACTATGTAGTTTGTACGAGTGGAAGTGGCGGAATGCATGCAGGGTTAGTGGCTGGACTTTTGGCCGTGGATAGTGCAGCTAAGGTAATAGGGATCAATATTAGTCGCGGAAAAGAGGAGCAAGAAGAGAAGGTGTATCAGCTCACGAAGGAAACGGCTAAGCATCTTGGCTTGGGAAGAGAGATCCCGCGGGAAGCTGTTGTTTGCTTTGATGATTATGTTGGGCCAGGCTATGCCTTACCAACAGAGGAAATGGTAGAAGCGGTGAAACGACTCGCCAGTACGGAGGCCATCTTACTTGATCCTGTTTATACGGGAAAAACAATGGCAGGGCTTATAGATCTCAGTGGAAAAAACTATTTCCAACGCGAGGACAATATTTTATTCCTCCATTCTGGGGGGACACCTGCTTTATACGCCTATGCATCTCTATTTTAA
- a CDS encoding PadR family transcriptional regulator — protein MKHKLLPLSETMHYILLALREPLHGYAAMQKIEQISNGTVILAAGTLYGAIENLNKHGWIEPVGNSGRRKIYMITSEGRDILKLERERLAHILSLYEGSESNEEV, from the coding sequence ATGAAACATAAACTACTGCCGTTGTCAGAAACGATGCATTATATTTTATTAGCCTTACGTGAACCACTCCATGGCTATGCCGCAATGCAGAAAATTGAACAAATAAGTAACGGTACTGTTATTTTAGCGGCTGGAACATTATACGGCGCAATTGAAAACTTAAACAAACATGGTTGGATTGAACCTGTCGGAAATTCGGGTCGGAGAAAAATCTATATGATAACTTCAGAAGGAAGAGACATTTTGAAATTGGAACGAGAAAGGCTAGCGCATATTTTATCCTTGTATGAAGGGAGTGAATCAAATGAAGAGGTTTAA
- a CDS encoding DUF2812 domain-containing protein, with protein sequence MKRFKVFFNIEKEEQWLNDQLQKGYRCTNISSFGIYTFEKTDKRYAMRLDYQGYLRKERFVEYKGIYEDFGWNYIKGSSLSGIRYWQKEEDDQNEIFSDRQSKGNYYKRLMHYSIWLGSLCLVYSYMLYNDAGLYHEGLWSMNGALFWKAFLFETPFVLVKLSPTLLAILFAISLYKAYRKYSLFKV encoded by the coding sequence ATGAAGAGGTTTAAAGTATTTTTTAATATTGAAAAAGAAGAGCAATGGCTGAACGACCAATTACAAAAAGGCTATCGGTGCACAAATATTAGTAGTTTTGGAATATACACTTTTGAAAAAACTGACAAGAGATATGCTATGCGACTTGATTATCAAGGTTATTTACGTAAAGAAAGGTTCGTAGAATACAAAGGGATATATGAGGATTTCGGCTGGAATTATATCAAGGGCTCCTCGCTCAGCGGAATTCGTTATTGGCAAAAAGAAGAGGATGACCAAAACGAGATTTTCTCCGATCGTCAATCAAAGGGTAATTATTATAAAAGATTAATGCATTATTCAATTTGGTTAGGCTCTCTCTGTTTGGTTTATTCCTATATGCTATACAACGATGCAGGGTTATACCACGAAGGTCTTTGGAGCATGAATGGGGCATTATTTTGGAAGGCATTTTTATTTGAAACACCATTTGTATTAGTGAAGTTGTCTCCCACACTTCTGGCTATTCTTTTTGCAATCAGTTTATATAAAGCTTATCGGAAGTATTCGTTGTTCAAAGTATAA